One window of Burkholderia cepacia GG4 genomic DNA carries:
- a CDS encoding efflux RND transporter permease subunit, which yields MWIVNLALRRPYTFIVMAIMIVLATPLALMRTPVDVLPAVNIPVISVIWNYNGFSASEMTNRITAVHERILTTTVNNIQHIESTSLPGIAVVKVFLQPGANVQTAIAQTVSSAQAIVRQMPQGATPPLVITYSASSIPVIQLGLSSKTLSEQSLADIALNFLRPQLITIPGAQIPFPYGGRTRVVAIDLDPQALLAKGLTPADIVTAVNAQNLVLPTGTAKMGQTEYRIDTNASADTIADIGNLPIQTVNGATTYLREVASVRDGFAPQTNVVRQNGQRGVLMSILKTGDASTLKVVSDLKALLPKVIPTLPEGLTITPLFDQSVFVNAAVQGVIHEALIAAVLTAMMILLFLGNWRSTLIIAISIPLSIFTSLIALSALGETINIMTLGGLALAVGILVDDATVTIENIERHLHLGTSLHDAILEGAGEIAVPAFVSTLCICIVFVPMFFLTGVARFLFVPLAEAVVFAMLASYVLSRTLVPTLAMLLFRPQQASTGPDHSTSRFARIHHAFNDAFERLRAWYIVLLSILLVRRRFYATCFLGFCVLSTGLVFVLGRDFFPNADSGNIRLHMRAPTGYRIEETARLADQVERVIREAVPPDELGAIVDNLGLPVSGINLSYSNSGTIGTLDGELLIALKPGHRATQHYVQALRTLLPQRFPGVEFFFQPSDIITQILNFGQPAAIDLQVLGNDLASNMAIASSLMKKIRQIPGAVDVHVLQRNDEPTLVADMDRTRMQQLSLSAQNVAQNMLISLSGSSQTTPSFWISPRTGVQYPLQIQTPQYNISSIDDLLGTPVSASGRTGMPLQLLGNLVQVHTVSSPAVITHYNIRPAIDLYVSVEGRDLGAVAGEIDRIVSDARPTLPRGTDLTMRGQVETMRTSYLGLGAGVAMAIVLVYLLIVVNFQSWLDPLIIISAMPAALAGIAWMLFITGTHLSVPALTGAIMTVGVATANSILVVSFARQRLAAGAPPLTAALEAGATRIRPVLMTALAMIIGMVPMALGLGEGAEQNAPLGRAVIGGLLFATVSTLLFVPLVFGGVHARLARRRARQAGH from the coding sequence ATGTGGATCGTCAATCTTGCGCTCAGGCGCCCCTACACGTTCATCGTGATGGCCATCATGATCGTGCTGGCCACCCCGCTTGCGCTGATGCGCACGCCTGTCGACGTCCTGCCGGCGGTCAACATTCCCGTCATCAGCGTGATCTGGAATTACAACGGCTTCTCCGCGTCGGAGATGACCAACCGCATCACGGCCGTCCATGAACGGATCCTGACGACGACCGTCAACAACATCCAGCACATCGAGTCGACCTCGCTGCCCGGCATCGCGGTCGTGAAGGTGTTCCTGCAGCCCGGCGCGAACGTGCAGACCGCGATCGCGCAGACGGTCTCGTCCGCGCAGGCGATCGTGCGGCAGATGCCGCAGGGCGCGACGCCGCCGCTCGTGATCACCTATTCGGCATCGAGCATTCCGGTGATCCAGCTCGGGCTGTCGAGCAAGACGCTCAGCGAACAGTCGCTCGCCGACATCGCGCTCAACTTCCTGCGCCCGCAACTGATCACGATCCCGGGTGCGCAGATCCCGTTCCCGTACGGCGGCCGCACGCGCGTCGTCGCGATCGATCTCGACCCGCAGGCGCTGCTCGCGAAGGGCCTCACGCCCGCCGACATCGTCACCGCGGTCAACGCGCAGAACCTGGTGCTGCCGACCGGCACCGCGAAAATGGGCCAGACCGAATACCGGATCGACACGAACGCGTCGGCCGACACGATCGCCGACATCGGCAACCTGCCGATCCAGACCGTCAACGGTGCGACAACCTACCTGCGCGAAGTCGCGTCGGTGCGCGACGGCTTCGCGCCGCAGACCAACGTCGTGCGCCAGAACGGCCAGCGCGGCGTGTTGATGTCGATCCTGAAGACCGGCGATGCGTCGACGCTGAAGGTCGTGTCGGACCTGAAGGCGCTGCTGCCGAAGGTGATCCCGACGCTGCCCGAAGGGCTCACGATCACGCCGCTGTTCGACCAGTCGGTGTTCGTCAACGCCGCCGTGCAGGGCGTGATCCACGAGGCGCTGATCGCCGCCGTGCTGACCGCGATGATGATCCTGCTGTTCCTCGGCAACTGGCGCAGCACGCTGATCATCGCGATCTCGATTCCGCTGTCGATCTTCACGTCGCTGATCGCGCTGTCGGCGCTCGGCGAGACCATCAACATCATGACGCTCGGCGGGCTCGCGCTCGCAGTGGGGATCCTGGTCGACGACGCGACCGTCACGATCGAGAACATCGAGCGACACTTGCACCTCGGCACCAGCCTGCACGACGCGATTCTCGAAGGCGCGGGCGAGATCGCGGTGCCGGCGTTCGTGTCGACACTGTGCATCTGCATCGTGTTCGTGCCGATGTTCTTCCTGACGGGTGTCGCACGCTTCCTGTTCGTGCCGCTCGCCGAGGCGGTGGTGTTCGCGATGCTCGCGTCGTACGTGCTGTCGCGCACGCTCGTGCCGACGCTCGCGATGCTGCTGTTCCGCCCGCAACAGGCCAGCACCGGCCCCGACCATTCGACGTCGCGCTTCGCGCGCATCCATCATGCGTTCAACGATGCGTTCGAGCGGCTGCGTGCGTGGTACATCGTGCTGCTCAGCATCCTGCTGGTGCGCCGCCGCTTCTACGCGACCTGCTTCCTCGGCTTCTGCGTGCTGTCGACCGGCCTCGTGTTCGTGCTCGGCCGCGACTTCTTCCCGAACGCCGATTCCGGCAACATCCGGCTGCACATGCGCGCGCCGACCGGCTACCGGATCGAGGAAACCGCGCGCCTCGCCGACCAGGTCGAGCGCGTGATCCGCGAAGCCGTGCCGCCCGACGAGCTCGGTGCGATCGTCGACAACCTCGGGCTGCCGGTGAGCGGCATCAACCTCTCGTACAGCAACAGCGGCACGATCGGCACGCTCGACGGCGAACTGCTGATCGCGCTGAAGCCGGGCCACCGTGCGACCCAGCACTATGTACAGGCGCTGCGCACGCTGCTGCCGCAGCGCTTCCCCGGCGTCGAATTCTTCTTCCAGCCGTCGGACATCATCACGCAGATCCTCAACTTCGGTCAGCCGGCCGCGATCGACCTGCAGGTGCTCGGCAACGATCTCGCGAGTAACATGGCTATCGCAAGCAGCCTGATGAAGAAGATCAGGCAAATCCCCGGCGCCGTCGACGTGCACGTGCTGCAGCGCAACGACGAACCGACCCTGGTGGCCGACATGGACCGTACGCGCATGCAGCAGCTCAGCCTCTCCGCGCAGAACGTCGCGCAGAACATGCTGATCTCGCTGTCCGGCAGTTCGCAGACGACACCGTCGTTCTGGATCAGCCCGCGCACGGGCGTCCAGTACCCGCTGCAGATCCAGACCCCGCAATACAACATCTCGTCGATCGACGACCTGCTCGGCACGCCGGTGTCCGCGAGCGGCCGCACCGGCATGCCGCTGCAACTGCTCGGCAACCTCGTGCAGGTGCATACCGTCTCGAGCCCGGCCGTGATCACGCACTACAACATCCGCCCGGCGATCGACCTGTACGTGAGCGTCGAGGGCCGCGATCTCGGCGCGGTCGCGGGCGAGATCGACCGGATCGTGTCCGACGCGCGCCCGACGCTGCCGCGCGGCACCGACCTGACGATGCGCGGCCAGGTCGAGACGATGCGCACGTCGTACCTCGGCCTCGGCGCGGGCGTCGCGATGGCGATCGTGCTCGTCTACCTGCTGATCGTCGTCAATTTCCAGTCGTGGCTCGACCCGCTGATCATCATCAGCGCGATGCCGGCCGCGCTCGCCGGCATCGCGTGGATGCTGTTCATCACCGGCACGCACCTGAGCGTGCCCGCGCTGACGGGCGCGATCATGACGGTGGGCGTCGCGACCGCGAACAGCATCCTGGTCGTGTCGTTCGCGCGCCAGCGCCTCGCGGCCGGCGCGCCGCCGCTCACGGCCGCGCTGGAGGCCGGCGCGACGCGGATCCGCCCGGTGCTGATGACGGCGCTCGCGATGATCATCGGGATGGTGCCGATGGCGCTCGGTCTCGGCGAAGGCGCCGAGCAGAATGCGCCGCTCGGCCGCGCGGTGATCGGCGGCCTGCTGTTCGCCACCGTTTCGACGCTGCTGTTCGTGCCGCTCGTGTTCGGCGGCGTGCATGCGCGGCTGGCCCGCCGGCGCGCACGCCAGGCCGGCCACTGA
- a CDS encoding efflux RND transporter periplasmic adaptor subunit has product MEEKHHSSVGIQVDEHGMHLPTRTSVARRGRIVLIVIGVLLAAGAARTIVVNVLNRNRLDAVAAQNTRQYVNVVHPVDAATGGKLTLPGTLRGFVEAPIYARASGYVLRWQADIGAHVKQGQLLAELDTPELNQELAQATAQRQQAQAALALAKTSFERAQQLRQRDAVSQQELDDRQGAFNQGTANLAAADANMRRLTELKGFQRIVAPIDGIVTQRNVDVGDLVNSGNAGRSLFTVVQADRLRLYVQVPQAYAQQMKVGQHVSVAQTELPGQTFDGTITRTSEAIDVATRSLQIEITLPNPDGRLLPGAYVQATLPMLPVGRLQIPANTLLFRAEGPTVATVDANGHVRLKAVTVVRTIGQTLEVDGPLTPNDRLVANPSDALATGDTVVVQAPPVVKPASAAAGAES; this is encoded by the coding sequence ATGGAAGAGAAACATCACAGCTCCGTCGGCATCCAGGTGGACGAACACGGCATGCACCTGCCGACCCGCACGTCGGTGGCGCGGCGCGGGCGGATCGTGCTGATCGTGATCGGCGTGCTGCTGGCCGCGGGCGCCGCCCGCACGATCGTCGTCAACGTGCTGAACCGCAACCGGCTCGACGCCGTGGCCGCACAGAACACGCGCCAGTACGTGAACGTCGTGCATCCGGTCGACGCGGCCACCGGCGGCAAGCTGACGCTGCCCGGCACGCTGCGCGGCTTCGTCGAGGCGCCGATCTACGCGCGCGCGAGCGGCTACGTGCTGCGCTGGCAGGCCGATATCGGCGCACACGTGAAGCAGGGGCAGTTGCTCGCCGAACTCGACACGCCCGAGCTGAACCAGGAACTCGCGCAAGCCACCGCGCAGCGCCAGCAGGCGCAGGCCGCGCTCGCGCTCGCGAAGACGTCGTTCGAGCGCGCGCAGCAGCTGCGCCAGCGCGATGCGGTATCGCAGCAGGAGCTCGACGACCGGCAAGGCGCGTTCAACCAGGGCACCGCGAACCTCGCCGCGGCCGACGCGAACATGCGCCGGCTCACCGAACTGAAGGGTTTCCAGCGCATCGTCGCGCCGATCGACGGGATCGTCACGCAGCGCAACGTCGACGTCGGCGATCTCGTCAACTCCGGCAACGCGGGCCGCTCGCTGTTCACGGTCGTGCAGGCCGACCGGCTGCGCCTGTACGTGCAGGTGCCGCAGGCATACGCGCAGCAGATGAAGGTCGGCCAGCACGTGAGCGTCGCGCAGACCGAGCTGCCCGGCCAGACCTTCGACGGCACGATCACGCGCACGTCGGAAGCGATCGACGTCGCGACGCGTTCGCTGCAGATCGAGATCACGCTGCCGAACCCGGACGGCCGGCTGCTGCCCGGCGCCTACGTGCAGGCAACGCTGCCGATGCTGCCGGTCGGCCGCCTGCAGATTCCGGCCAACACGCTGCTGTTCCGCGCCGAAGGGCCAACGGTCGCGACCGTCGACGCGAACGGCCACGTGCGCCTGAAGGCGGTGACGGTCGTACGCACGATCGGGCAGACACTCGAAGTCGACGGCCCGCTCACGCCGAACGACCGCCTCGTCGCGAACCCGAGCGACGCGCTCGCGACCGGCGACACGGTCGTCGTGCAGGCGCCGCCGGTCGTGAAGCCGGCATCCGCTGCCGCGGGAGCGGAGTCGTGA
- a CDS encoding efflux transporter outer membrane subunit, whose translation MRARLRPAAIAAVVAVAALAGCTVGPDYRRPAVDTPTAWRLDPADAYWHPAAPAHAPLDPAWWTAFGDAQLDALEADALRNNQNLKAVAARYDQAKATLASVASAQYPAVGLNASGQRFKISADRPQTNYATQSMSTVQNDVQVGASVSYELDLFGRVRRSVESAQAGSEQARDDFANARLVLTADLASSYFALRELDTEIDVVKRSIDLQQKALDYVSARHDLGAVSGLDLLQQRAQLDATRTQAQLLIQQRAQVETAIATLVGTPAPAFSLPPRVVQINAPALPTGMPSDLLQRRPDVASAERAMAAANAQIGVARAAYFPRIALSPDIGWDATRFSGLFTVPALLWSVGASVSQPLFEGGKLKAGVDFAQAGYVAAQANYRQTVLTAFQEVQNAVTGLSVLAQAAQQAAAAVDDARKLVSLAQDRYAGGLTPFIDVLTAQQQLLTSERQAVQIQGQRAALVVFLAKALGGGWDGGATGGTAPTDVAAAGPQPAASIGP comes from the coding sequence ATGCGCGCCCGCCTGCGCCCGGCGGCGATCGCGGCCGTCGTCGCGGTCGCGGCCCTCGCCGGCTGCACGGTCGGCCCCGACTACCGGCGACCCGCCGTCGATACGCCGACCGCGTGGCGGCTCGACCCGGCCGACGCGTACTGGCACCCGGCCGCGCCGGCACATGCGCCGCTCGATCCGGCCTGGTGGACCGCGTTCGGCGATGCGCAGCTCGACGCGCTGGAGGCCGACGCGCTGCGCAACAACCAGAACCTCAAGGCCGTCGCCGCGCGCTACGACCAGGCGAAGGCGACGCTCGCGTCGGTCGCGTCCGCGCAGTATCCGGCCGTCGGCCTGAACGCGAGCGGCCAGCGCTTCAAGATCTCCGCCGACCGGCCGCAGACCAACTACGCGACGCAGAGCATGTCGACGGTGCAGAACGACGTCCAGGTCGGCGCGAGCGTCAGCTATGAACTCGACCTGTTCGGCCGCGTGCGGCGCAGCGTCGAATCCGCGCAGGCCGGCTCCGAGCAGGCGCGCGACGATTTCGCGAACGCGCGCCTGGTGCTCACCGCCGATCTCGCGTCGAGCTACTTCGCGCTGCGCGAGCTCGACACCGAGATCGATGTCGTCAAGCGCTCGATCGACCTGCAGCAGAAGGCCCTCGACTACGTGAGCGCGCGCCACGATCTCGGCGCCGTATCGGGCCTCGACCTGCTGCAGCAACGCGCGCAGCTCGACGCGACGCGCACGCAGGCGCAGTTGCTGATCCAGCAGCGCGCGCAGGTCGAGACCGCGATCGCGACGCTGGTCGGCACGCCGGCCCCCGCCTTCTCGCTGCCGCCGCGCGTGGTGCAGATCAACGCGCCCGCGCTGCCGACCGGGATGCCGAGCGACCTGCTGCAGCGGCGGCCCGACGTCGCGTCGGCCGAGCGCGCGATGGCCGCCGCGAACGCGCAGATCGGCGTCGCGCGCGCCGCGTATTTCCCGCGCATCGCGCTGTCGCCCGATATCGGCTGGGATGCGACGCGCTTCTCGGGCCTGTTCACCGTGCCGGCGCTGCTGTGGTCGGTCGGCGCGTCGGTCAGCCAGCCGCTGTTCGAAGGCGGCAAGCTGAAGGCCGGCGTCGATTTCGCGCAGGCCGGCTACGTGGCCGCCCAGGCCAACTACCGGCAGACCGTGCTTACCGCGTTCCAGGAGGTGCAGAATGCGGTGACGGGCCTGTCGGTGCTGGCGCAGGCCGCGCAGCAGGCTGCTGCCGCCGTCGACGACGCGCGCAAGCTCGTGTCGCTCGCGCAGGACCGCTACGCGGGCGGCCTGACGCCGTTCATCGACGTCCTGACGGCCCAGCAGCAGTTGCTGACGAGCGAGCGCCAGGCCGTGCAGATCCAGGGCCAGCGCGCGGCGCTCGTCGTGTTTCTCGCGAAGGCGCTCGGCGGCGGCTGGGACGGCGGTGCGACGGGCGGCACCGCGCCGACCGACGTCGCGGCGGCCGGCCCACAGCCCGCCGCGAGCATCGGCCCCTAA